The Ananas comosus cultivar F153 linkage group 20, ASM154086v1, whole genome shotgun sequence region TGCCACCCAATGTTATGTCTTACGTTCTAGAACCTCAGGAACAGGTACCAGAACTTGACATAAAACTGAAATTTCTTTTTCAAGATTTTAGTATCACAACATCAGACCACGAAGAATAACCCTCTCCATTACATTAACAGTACCTGAGGTACGCAACAGGCCAAGAAGAATAACCCTTTCCAATTGCATTAGCACTTCTTTCTGCTATGAAGCTCCGTTAACAAAAATATGTTTAGCAAAAGAAAAGACAGCAAACCCAGCTAAATTATCACCTAGCATAACGCATAGGCGATGATAACCTTTTGCATCAGATTTTGCCCGTCTTACAAGTTccagaaaacaaacaaaatgcTACGagacgataaaaaaaaaaaaaaaaaaaaaaaaaaaaaaaaaaaaaaaaaaaaaaaaaaaacatattaataCGATTGTTTGGGATACAATTAACCTCCCTAAATTGAACTGCTACACTGCCATTGGCATTGAGACTTGAAAGATGTAGTAACTCTAACTGCACAGTTACAACAGCAATAATCTTCATTGCAACCGAGAGTCCAAATGACACCTCAATTATATAGGTCTGCAACCTATTAAAGTTGAACAATTTGCACACTCAAAGGAAGAAAAATCTCGCTGCACAATAACGGCATAATGAGTGCCCATAATAAGGGAGAAATATGGAGGATATAAATGAAGAGGCGTTCAAAAGGAAATACCACACAGCTAGACATAATTAGACGACTTGTCCTTTGCTATTAAGTTCCCTGGGTTTATTACCTTTGCTAACTTCCTTTTCCTGCAACAGAggttcggaaaaaaaaaaattagataacataatttGTGTAACCAGAATAGCAATCTAAGAAGCAAAGCTGCACAATCATAAGAATTTCATCAAGACTCCTCTGAACTGTAAATTGCCAATGTACATTGCCAATGTAAATTGTAAATTGCCACTTTGTTCATTTCATTTCTCGGCTTATTCAGATAATAACAAATAAAGACAACCCCCTATCTGCACCATAATTACAACAATTCATCGAGCCGCCAAGGAATTCCGAATTGGAAATTGTGATCCAAATCATGGATCACTAGCAAAGAACCGAACAGCAACAAGAAGCGATCCAGTGCcttcttaattaataatgaaaTCGCATTTAGACCaacacatacacatatatacatgtattcatatatacatgcatTCGTATATATGTATAGGTGCATGTGTATCTGTTTCTATCCACATTCCCTGTTCcaagtaaattatttttgtttctatAAAACATGAAAAGAGGAATATCCCCATCATAACCTAGTTCAAGGACAAGTGGCGTTCTACAATTCAGTTTTTGTTCTGCGAACAATATTGACCCGTGTTTTTGCTAACCATGATCCACAGCTCTTCCTAAGTGTACAGAACAACTTTTGCAGGTTGTTTCTTTGTGCATACGTCAAAATGTTGATGAAGTAGGTACATTTGCCTACCAATTGGCCTTTCTGATCATACAGCAAACCATTTCCTCGCCTTATTTTTTGCTCCAATCAACACTTCTATTATCATCCTTTGGACAATTAACAAATTGGCAGCTacatgtaaaaaatatatcacttCTTTCCACAAGCCTTCCCATATTCAAGCCCTAGCCAAACCCCATGTTGTAGAACAAGAAAAACGTGAAGTTAATAATGAATGTGTCGGCAATTTTGAAAAGTGAGAAAATTTGACAATTGATAAGAGAGTACCTGCCAATCATAATACACCTTGTCAACTTACTTAAAGACCTGAAAGTGCATGATTGATTGGCAAATATGATTTCAAAACCAAAAACTCACAACTGGATAATCTTCGTAACACGATTGGCAAATATGATTTCAAAACCAAAAATTCACAACTAGACTAGATAATCTTCCTGAAATAATTCTCACTGTTTTGAAAATAGGTAGTCCAGCTGTCACACCCTGAGTATATTTGGAAAAGCATTTCCTTGAAAAGCACttgaacttttttcttttttttcaaccaGAGGTCACAGGAAGCAATTTCAAATATAGTTTAGAACTGCTCGGGACATGCATAGACCAGCCATACGGACGACGACAACTTTGTCCATGCACGGTGTGATCGGGGACGACAAGAATTTAAAACAGTTCCAACAGTTCTAGATAAGGCGGCGTTAGTTCCAATCGTTGCCGATGAGACGGAGACGGTTCCAACTACTTCGGTTGGGATAAAGATCAAGGTGGTTTCAGCGGATCAGGAGAAAGATCAAAACTGTTTAACCAATTTTGATAAGGATAGGATAAGAAGGTTAGGtggtttttcaaatatttttgtttttatctttttgcaaGCCCAGAAGGTTATAAGTAGGAGCCTAATTGACTCTTGTAAATTCACTCTAGTTAAAGAGCAAATACACGAAGTTTTTTCACCTAAACATTGTGTTCTttgtttctttcctttctaaTATGGTTTCAGGTGTCCAGCGGGGAGATGCTACAACAATGCCTCCTCCTCCAACGgataaagtggtatcaaagTGAATGACCCTTGTGCATAATACGAACTAGAAGCGTTTATAAAACTATCAGCAAACAGCACTCTGCCCTTGACATCTTTCTCAAGCtaccaaaaagaaaaacgaagagCGCGCCTGTCATGTCGACAGACAAGCAGACAGCGATACCATCTAATCTTGCCGCCAAGATCGCCGCGCTGTCTAACGACATGAAGACCGTCATTGATTAGATCAAGTGTGGCACCATCAACAACGCCGGTAGAGAAGAGCAGTCTGCTCTTAGAAACCCCTCCTTCAAAGGCACGCATGACGCCAATGAAGGGCGCTGCCAAGAATACCTCAGGTGGCGAGACAACGATGACTCCAACAATGACGTGAGCATGGCTCCGTCACTTGCAGAAGGGAGGATGCAACCGTTCAAGGTCAAGGCCAAGATCGAGAACCCCAACTACGAACGTTGTCGACGCTGAAAAGCTAGACACCTAGCTTGACCAGCTGGAGATGTTATTCGATCTCTACAGCTATAGCAATGCGAAAGTGACTTTCGCAAAGCTCAAGCTGGCGGGTCATGCATTGGAAGGCCTCTCCAAACTACCATTAATGAGAACTTCACCCTGACATTAGTTCAAGCGACTTTGCGCAGGGCGACTTGGCGCATACGATGGATCTATTATCGCTTGGATCTATTATCGCTTTCCAGGAGCTTCTGCTGCAACCCGAGGTATGAAACATATGGCATTTTCAAATGAAGAGATTGAGCAGGTAATTTGTTACTAACATATAAAGAAAAACACAATGCCTCTAACCAAAATTGTGCAGGCATACCAACTTGAGACAGAAGTGTGCGAGTAACTTCAACTTCAATAAGATGGCGATGCCTCCACTCTGCAACACTATTTTGTTGCAGTGTGTGAGGGCATGATATGAGATGAGTAATCCCATGAGAACTGAAAAAGCGGGTGACATTGTTTTAACATGTTCACTGCCACCATCTGActgaaaataacaaaatttatctCCAAACACATTTGAGCAAGGTTTGGCACAGTACcagggggtctcggacccccctccGTGCCGCAGCACGCAACGCCGTGCCACACGAGATAGAGCGGCACGGCGCAGCGTGCCacgtttttttttacttttttttttcttttttttcttcattttgttttgttctttgggataTCCAAAACATTCTGGATACTCTACGCCCTCCCTAAAGACATCGcaaatcgaaaatttacttattagataagttaaaaaaattataatttaattttttttgtttatcaatatacggaCAAAGGATTTGTCCcagccctccgcttccaccaaaaatatctattttttcttcacaaattattttatcaaaatttgtcgcaccatgaaatttttggcaaattaaggggaaaaaatcaaactcaataaataaattttgagctacatcaaacataaaattttatttttgcgctagaagattaaaaatactaataaaattaaaagctaaattaaatcaattgatacttaaatttatttaatttatttgtcatataatttattgcttaatttttttgatagatcttttttgaaaaaattaattaaaagatattttttttcaaatacttttttaaataattttttcaaataattttaaaattatttgtttgtattttataaaaaaaaggttgtaatatggtcaaaagaaaaaaaaaagatgtctttgcattttaaaaattctaacctgtaaaaatttctattctacatcaggtataattgtactctacatacaaaaaagcttacaaatatattaattgatgagtatagtaaacCATACATAGCAAagattcataattatttgattaaatctttcaaaataacattataagagcttattggaagcaaaaaaactgaaataagttcgtgccaaagcgtgccagtaggagatCGTGCGTATCCaatccatcggcacgcaagcgtaccatgtATCAACACAGAAGCATGCCGGTGCTGTACCGTGTCAGGCAGACAGCAGCACGCCccctgtgccacggcactttaaaccttgcatTTGAGACAATATTGTAGAACTTttgaaatgagagaaaaccttttttttttgcaaagtgCTTAAAATCCAAGAAGAAGAGCTTGAATCCCTTCAAAAGAAGGAAGGGGAAGTTGGGTATAAGAGGGATGACAAGGCTATCATGTACAGGAGGAAGACCTTGAAAAAACTTGCATAACAAGACCATGGTTATTGTGTCCCACAGCATGAAGTGCATCATGCAAACTTTTGGCTTGATGAAGATATCccgatatatttttttgagagataggtagcacgctacccgcttcgttttatttcatttagaaataaacttagctggaaactTCCatgctaccaaattattttcaatgatgggacatTCGAATCAACAATCAACTCCATTAGAAATGATCACAACTATTAAAACtaatctagaaatcaaatttcataatttttcgacatcatttataaAGTGAATTAGTACTCTCAGAATGTATAGTAAATATCtcataaaaagtaataatagaGGACTTAAATTTCAGATTAGAGCTACTGATCTTACAATAgtgaaagaattttctaacaaaatttcaCTTGATTTGAATTGTTCTACACCATTCAACTTAAAACATGTCAAATAGGACATTAAAAATTGTCTAAAAGAACcatttactctaaatagtgaaaaaatattctataaataattcaccagatttgaattgttctacATCAAAtcagccgttaaaatagtcaattttgagattGTTTGATCACTGAGCAAAAAATTGTTGAAACATCATGAAATAGGATCCTagatactttcaatagtgtagatcatgtctaacggtgTCGATTGTCAATTCAAATgacctatcatcaaaaacaatttggtagcacagAAGTCTTCATTCTtctaatagtattctaactggactctctctctctctctctctctctctctctctacatatatacatacatacgaCAATAGAATGTTTAGAAGATCCTATTCTAGTATTTCTAATGCAGAATTGTATTTCTACCATTAAATGCATGAATAAATCCCattccaataataataataataatattctataattgCAATGAAACAACCATGCTAAAAATACCCAACACCTACTCCATCAAAGATCAAATGAACTTATTCAAGAAGAAGTAGCTCAAATATAGCTCTATATGCAAAAGAAAACCTTCACAGCTTAGATCCAAATTGAAGTACTATCCCTGTTATTTGATCTTTACAAAACAACAAACAAAGACATAACAGCTAAGGTTCGCATAAATGAATTACAGGAATACGCTAGTCACCAACAACTTTGAATGTCTTAAGACTAACGATGTTTGGCTAAGGTAAATCAAGCAGCTTTATTAAGCCAACATGAGAAAACAGCTCTCTAGACCTAGATTTCCATCATCCCAGACTGGTCAATTGTGAAGACAAAAGCACAAACATTTCAAACCATGCACTTTTACGAAAAAATGGGCTCCTAAATGAACCTCAACTAGACCGAATACTGCAGATAGGTCTAACCTAATCCGAGAATAGAAGTTTGCACAAGTTATCAAAAGCACCATGTAGACAGCTAGGTGAACCACCTAGCAAGATTATATAGTAGAATTACCTAGAGCCAACTGATTGGGCATCTTAAAGAATATGTGCCCAATACAGTAGGCAACAACCTTAGGATTGCCTACGCTACATAAGCCGTCATCTAAGCAGCAACATAACTTCTCATTGCAAAAGTTTTACTATCTTTTCACTGCCTTtagcaaaaattatattttcaggGCAGGAGAAAGCTAATCTAGGACAAAAATAGCTATGGTAAGATTTTGATGTTGGGCGGAATAATAGGATTTGAAAAGCCATCAACGTTTCAAGATTTAGGAATCTCGACAGAACAACCAATATTTTAGAGCGCATCAAGAATCATCCAAGAGATCAAAAATCTTCATGAAGCACTCAGAAATTTTTCATGCCTTTAGTCGAGGTTCCGAAGATACAATATTGGTTCTTGATATATATTAGTGAGGCTGACAACTATTGTGAGTTGTAGATTATTGTAGTGTCAGGTTGGCTGGGTTTATAAGCTTTACGATACGGCCCATGAAGGTTCGAGGACTTTTCTCGGCAGAGACAAATAATTGTTGATGAAAACGTGAATGTGATGAGTAAACAAAATTTCTATGGGATTGTGAAGTTCTATGGTGGGGGTAAGTTGAAGAATAAAGATATACAAAGAAAACAAAGCTCTAGAATTTCGTAGTAGAAACGAACAAATCTCAAACGACGTTAGAAGTTCCAAACAACTAGaggcctgtttggatgcatgaacatcATAATCGACATATCTCTTTGACTTATTCAAGATGTGCTTCGGTAGActatgtcgaactttagtcaaattgaccaaagtgtccAAGAGAAATAattggacaaagtccatttaacattccaacaaagttggaagggttaaagttgagttccaagagagttagaaaggttttagcattgctcggcgcgaattggagtcgaaacaatgcaaaattgAAGTCTGAAGCATTGTTAACCGGTAAAGCATTGGAGCAGTAAAGGTACCAGGCAGGCCACCCGAGAAGCtaactctcgggtttggcctctggaGGTCTGCTTAATCGGTGACACCCCtggcgcgtaccggtaccctgctgcaacccgagaacagccagctctcgggttgaggTTGATGAACAGGGGCGTACCGGTGACGcccacccgcgtaccggtacacagtgctaCGAACAGCAGCTgcagtctgctgcaaataaaaagaaattgagGGTctatttgctattgtagcaacctaTAAAGTACCCCaacctttcttttctcttgttcacagcaaaGAACAcatccctctctcatttctctccctctctctctctagaaactctctcccaaggtgaaaggaggagatcaagaggaagatttggaggagatttggagTTTTAAAGGCTTTGGAGCTCACCTACAAGGAGGAGCTTGGAGTGCTTTTGGGCTAAagtgaggtttcttgtaagaactAGGCTAGGGTTTGATTTTATATCCTAGAACCcttggatttgatcttcttacatgaaTGGAAACCTTGTAGAGACCATGGAATCCATGAAAACCCATGTTTctccatgagctctcatggtagaattcTAGAGTTTGTTTTAGGTGCCCTAAAAATGGTTTagatgacctagaaatggtttaagTTGAACCTCTAGATGGAAataagcttgtttttgcttattTTAGAGATCAATGTGGTGTATTGTGATATATgtcattgttagggcaccaaaattgaagcttttgctCTAGGTTTGTTTAAAGggaaattgaccttatagaaaccaaattggggatatttctaactcgttggtggactcggttcgccgatccgacgagtctacgtaaagatattaagaaaaagcctaatttggcttcgttttgccgcaggcgagagaataggcgcccaaaaatcacgaaacttgaACTGTAGCCTCTCGGCATtcctacaaggtggggggtgctatccggaatctctgaattcccttctatgtctatgttgcctttttattgagcatatgtgaatagtgccattcatgcatgatagggtagttAACATATGGATGTTGGTTGAGAATCAAttgtatgcttctaacgtagatgaataTAGTGATTGATATAGAATCATATGAGACATGTATGTTGGAACCCTATACTAGTGTGAAAGTGAGATatggactatgataatagtaaacaaaggtgacattgacattagcgaCGAGATTGGCATCGAGAGATGAATTGCTAAACAAGGTTAAACCAATTGTggcattatggcaagtgtggCTTAGAGAGTGGTATATATGACAAGGTAGAAACCTGTTATTGCATTATAACATAGTGGCTTGTGGGAAAGTAGCAAATGTGGCTATacgtcctcaaattgaggattgaaTCGTACTAACattgagtcttggcttgagggaggtagctccccctcaagcggtgcattccggaattgacaccacggggagagcggtccccgaagacggtccctcgggcaGTTCGAGTCCCCCGATTGAGAgggattttgagttgtgagTTTTGAGGTTAAGAAGTGTTAACCGTgttaattgggtaaaagccaaagtgaaTGTGgaaaaacatgcatgcatatttatcatacatatgattatctatctgttgatCAACTTTCTtacaggcattgtattagtagtagcattagttggtttactatctttcttttcttgaaatacatatgcctgaaaaGACCTAGTAGGCAAATCGACGAggtcgacggccgaacccactgggaacttcgttgtagttctcacaccactaaccctgcaaattctagcgcgagcggggcggcggaggatcggggcaagggtattgcgccgtagatagcgaccACCTGAGTTTATAGTCATTCCTGATGTTTAtgtttcaacttttgtatgttgaaaaaaaatgatgtatagAGATGTAATCCTATATTTTGGGGTTGGATGACTATGTGATATATAATCATGAATGCAagagaatgaatgtaataactttAGTTcatttgtatttggtttaaaagtAATCAAATATGATGAGTATGGTTGTATAATGTATGTAGTAACTTAGAGCTTTCACTacttgtggttgttgcttgccctcgagcaagccttgtataattacAATCTCGTTGTTTGATTTGCTTGATTATACTTTTTGTtattagagccttgggcggacaggggaggtgttgtccgttcggcgtctctTGACgtacccgaatccgaccaaataggtggaGCTCGGGCGTGACACAAGAAGCATGCAGTATTCGATAGACATGAGTGTGATCAAATGTCCATAATGGAATAGCATAATTAACCTTCAAGTCACTTTTCTGgaaaaaagttaaatcaccTCGTAGGTGAAATATGCGGTTTTACCAGACCCAAAGAATGAAAAAATAGTCAGGGACAGAAATAGAGAATAGAAGGAGCAAAAACCACAATAATGGGACTCCAAAATAATAACTCTGTTGAACAGACAAatcatcaaaattaatagttttaaaatcACTCAGAAGCGGCAGAAGATCAGGAATCCCAACTAAAATTTGCCGTTTGAAGCAGAGAACTAACATGTAATTGCGCCCTCAGCCaccatcaaaaaaattaatttgctcTAAACAAAGCAAATCTTCCCAGTTAGGAGGAGCACGAataaagagagaaggaaagaggaGCGAGCATCGTACCTTCCACTAGCCGCAGATAAGAAGAGTAgatgagaagagaaagaaggggaTCTACAAAACCCCCTATAGCACAATAAAATCGAGAGAAGTACATACAGAGATCGACCGATTCGTCAAAGAAAAGGAACTCACTCAATGAATTGCCCAAATGAAGGTTAGAAAGCCCTCACCTTCCCATTGTTTTCGTAGTAGTCGTTCAACGCCCACTGATACTTGGACTGGTCCAATCCAAACCAATCCGCCAAGTACTCGTCCAAGCTCGAATGCACTGCCAACCACAGCTCCTCGTCATTTAATTTAGAGCCGGCGGCCGCCAGtcatcaaattttcttttcttgtttactttgaaaaaagaaaaattaaaaaaaaaaaaaaaaaaagagggaaagagaCCCTAGAGCCGAACACAGCTTACTATCTTGCACTTTTGCCACAGCGTCCCAGAAGAACCCGAACACGGATCCGGACGACGTCGCCGCTTTCTCGAACTGCGGCGGCGGCACCTGcacgggcggcggcggcggcggcggaggcggaggagccgtcTTGACGGCGGGGCTCGGCCTAGGGCTCGCGCCGTTGGAcctcggcgtcggcggcggggtGATGAATACCGTGAGGCTCCCCGCCTTCCCGATCACCGGCGGCGGCGTCGCCTCCCGCGGGTGGCCTGCGGCCATCGGCGGCGCGGGATCGCCTGCGAGGGGAAGAGGATGAGGAGGTCGAGGGGACTGGGAGTTGGGGTTCGTTGTGCTAGGGTTTCTTCTTCCAGGGAGAGGAGAAGTGGGCTCGTGGGGAGGCTGAGGAGACGCCATCGGAGGCGGCAAAGAAAGCGAGCtttttgtggttttttttttctttattttccttaTTTATTTTCTCGGGTCCGTAAGACCTTTGTCTCCTGGTGAATTGAttgttttttattaattttttattaattattacttaAAAGGTTATTTTCAGGCTACGAGTGGAGCTATCCGTGCTACAATTTTGAtgctaatatttaattataaaatttatcatatataaataattttttttgatataataatttacaaatgcaaaaataaaaaaattttgccagcAATCACTGCATCTTAGCATTCATTTGATGCTTGCCGGTATGCTTGCAAAACGCTAAATAGAATTATCACAAAGAACCACATCAAATATTTAACAGAGtcatattattttctaaagATATTGAAAACTCTAACATTCAGAAAATCATAGGAGGTATATTGCAAAatgatagtataaaaaaaatatatatttcataccGATAAACATCAAAGTATTGCTATAAAAATCATCCTAATTATTGCAAAATGAAA contains the following coding sequences:
- the LOC109725896 gene encoding neural Wiskott-Aldrich syndrome protein-like isoform X1, coding for MASPQPPHEPTSPLPGRRNPSTTNPNSQSPRPPHPLPLAGDPAPPMAAGHPREATPPPVIGKAGSLTVFITPPPTPRSNGASPRPSPAVKTAPPPPPPPPPPVQVPPPQFEKAATSSGSVFGFFWDAVAKVQDMHSSLDEYLADWFGLDQSKYQWALNDYYENNGKEKEVSKGNKPRELNSKGQVV
- the LOC109725896 gene encoding neural Wiskott-Aldrich syndrome protein-like isoform X2, encoding MASPQPPHEPTSPLPGRRNPSTTNPNSQSPRPPHPLPLAGDPAPPMAAGHPREATPPPVIGKAGSLTVFITPPPTPRSNGASPRPSPAVKTAPPPPPPPPPPVQVPPPQFEKAATSSGSVFGFFWDAVAKVQDSKLCSALGAFELGRVLGGLVWIGPVQVSVGVERLLRKQWEGKGS
- the LOC109725896 gene encoding neural Wiskott-Aldrich syndrome protein-like isoform X3, translated to MASPQPPHEPTSPLPGRRNPSTTNPNSQSPRPPHPLPLAGDPAPPMAAGHPREATPPPVIGKAGSLTVFITPPPTPRSNGASPRPSPAVKTAPPPPPPPPPPVQVPPPQFEKAATSSGSVFGFFWDAVAKVQDINKKRKFDDWRPPALN